Proteins from a genomic interval of uncultured Desulfuromusa sp.:
- a CDS encoding CARDB domain-containing protein, protein MQLNYVGKLFLSLLGFCLFVSTGFCASSYDRELIVQDKTRAMQVESVFKEMMAAYEDEDARGFLDYVSDERFRQDYITFTDALYSDFRNYEIHQVEYWIDKVVPDNVKQFLFVRWEKRYENLDDGRQLTQRGVSRFLFDEVEGDYLLIELAGNQLFGASLPEWVQEVPPISGQEMTAVATEPGAVCDEQHLNLCDASNCAFNNGYWYDNSCHQTPYNPAAVCDSQHLELCDSTNCDYPGPGYWYDNTCNATPQGQPDLTVAIVDWMSGTLWFTVTNSGTVASTACTLQWMEYPSVSMPYTDEMTIGPVAAGSSVSLTFDGVGSNGQLTIDSTNVVSESNESNNVTLY, encoded by the coding sequence ATGCAACTGAATTATGTTGGAAAATTGTTTCTGTCATTGCTTGGTTTCTGCTTGTTTGTCTCAACAGGATTCTGTGCCAGCAGCTATGATCGCGAGTTAATCGTGCAGGATAAAACTCGTGCCATGCAGGTCGAGTCGGTTTTTAAAGAGATGATGGCGGCGTATGAAGATGAGGACGCACGCGGATTTCTTGATTACGTCTCGGATGAGCGTTTTCGTCAGGACTACATCACTTTTACCGATGCTCTCTACAGTGATTTCCGTAACTATGAAATTCATCAGGTGGAATACTGGATCGATAAAGTTGTGCCGGACAACGTTAAGCAGTTTCTGTTTGTCCGTTGGGAAAAACGCTACGAAAACCTGGATGATGGTCGGCAGTTAACTCAAAGAGGTGTCTCACGTTTTCTGTTTGACGAAGTTGAAGGGGACTACCTGCTGATTGAATTGGCAGGGAATCAACTCTTCGGAGCCAGCTTACCTGAATGGGTTCAGGAGGTGCCACCGATCTCCGGTCAGGAAATGACAGCTGTAGCGACAGAGCCCGGAGCTGTCTGTGATGAACAGCATCTTAACCTGTGTGATGCTTCAAACTGTGCATTCAACAATGGTTATTGGTACGACAATAGTTGTCATCAAACACCATACAATCCTGCCGCTGTGTGTGATAGCCAGCACCTGGAACTGTGTGACTCTACAAATTGTGACTATCCTGGGCCTGGCTACTGGTATGACAATACCTGTAATGCAACGCCTCAAGGTCAACCTGATCTCACGGTGGCAATAGTAGATTGGATGTCTGGAACCCTTTGGTTCACTGTCACTAATAGCGGTACAGTTGCTAGCACTGCTTGTACTCTACAGTGGATGGAATATCCGTCGGTATCAATGCCTTATACCGACGAGATGACCATTGGCCCGGTTGCTGCTGGTTCAAGTGTGTCTCTAACTTTTGACGGAGTTGGTTCAAATGGCCAATTGACAATTGATTCAACCAATGTGGTTTCCGAAAGCAATGAATCAAATAACGTGACTCTCTACTAG
- a CDS encoding rhodanese-like domain-containing protein yields the protein MNKAENFGSLPIGAEIKSSMSQNPPPTSQNLIRATISETKQRRNIMQKNIPLRLFMLLFFLFTFSDNAIAADPPKRPNDVKRITMTELQDLQAESKMVVIIDTRTPGQWKNAKDKIPGAIRINSQSDLQKLKADIPPDTEIVTYCT from the coding sequence ATGAATAAAGCTGAAAATTTTGGCTCACTCCCCATAGGAGCTGAAATAAAATCATCAATGTCACAAAATCCCCCCCCTACATCACAAAACCTTATCCGTGCTACAATATCGGAAACAAAACAAAGGAGGAACATCATGCAGAAAAACATCCCCTTACGTTTGTTCATGCTACTTTTTTTTCTGTTTACCTTTTCTGACAATGCGATTGCCGCTGATCCCCCTAAACGCCCAAATGATGTCAAAAGAATTACCATGACTGAGCTTCAAGATCTGCAAGCAGAGAGTAAGATGGTCGTCATTATTGACACACGCACTCCCGGTCAATGGAAAAATGCAAAAGACAAAATCCCCGGGGCTATCAGGATCAATTCGCAAAGTGACTTGCAAAAACTAAAAGCAGACATTCCGCCTGATACGGAAATAGTGACTTACTGTACATGA
- a CDS encoding FecR domain-containing protein, with protein MTRFILMLAIFLALCNPVLGRENIAIVKNLQGKVTLQRGEDFRPVVQSDNLQEGDVLVTGLDSSIGIIFNDGSVLSLKEKSYLRIKSFQFKPIEKNFNFHLFLKKGAAVFQSGKVGELSPESFIFEIPRGTIGIRGTKFLVDVK; from the coding sequence ATGACACGTTTCATTCTAATGCTTGCAATTTTTCTCGCCCTTTGCAATCCAGTCTTAGGTCGTGAAAACATTGCGATCGTCAAAAATCTTCAAGGTAAAGTCACTCTACAACGCGGAGAAGACTTCAGACCCGTTGTACAAAGTGATAACCTTCAGGAAGGTGATGTCCTGGTCACCGGTTTGGATAGCAGCATAGGGATTATTTTTAACGATGGCAGCGTCCTATCCCTCAAAGAGAAAAGTTATCTACGCATCAAGTCTTTCCAATTCAAGCCGATTGAAAAAAACTTCAACTTTCATCTGTTTCTAAAAAAAGGAGCAGCTGTATTCCAATCAGGGAAAGTGGGGGAACTTTCACCGGAAAGCTTTATTTTTGAAATTCCCAGAGGAACCATTGGTATTCGTGGCACCAAATTTCTGGTTGATGTCAAATGA
- a CDS encoding OmpA family protein, giving the protein MKTSLYVLGLAIAFSLVACSTSRIVLLDSGKEASAIVVKTDQGELTLNEPNTYTELSSARAKPTEPKTINPQVMEKEYGALIDSTPKPPINFLLYFETGTTILTAQSKQHFPEIIAAIKERIPCEVNIIGHSDRTGSKEYNVQLSLQRAHYVNSWLIEQKLDISNIIVESYGEEAPLIPTADGVSEPKNRRVEVLIR; this is encoded by the coding sequence ATGAAAACAAGCCTTTATGTTTTAGGATTAGCTATCGCTTTCAGTCTGGTTGCTTGCTCTACAAGCCGCATTGTTCTCCTTGATTCGGGCAAAGAAGCCAGTGCTATCGTCGTAAAAACTGACCAGGGGGAATTAACCCTCAATGAGCCTAACACCTACACCGAGCTATCATCGGCCAGAGCGAAGCCAACAGAACCTAAAACCATCAACCCACAAGTTATGGAAAAAGAATACGGAGCCCTCATTGATTCCACACCCAAACCTCCGATTAACTTTCTTTTGTACTTTGAAACGGGCACAACAATCTTAACAGCGCAGTCGAAACAACATTTTCCGGAAATAATAGCAGCGATCAAAGAACGTATTCCTTGTGAGGTCAATATTATAGGCCATTCGGACCGAACGGGGTCAAAAGAATATAATGTCCAGCTGTCTTTACAGAGAGCTCATTATGTCAACAGCTGGCTGATTGAACAAAAACTGGACATCTCAAATATTATTGTTGAATCCTATGGTGAAGAAGCCCCCCTTATCCCAACAGCAGACGGTGTTTCTGAGCCCAAAAATCGGAGGGTGGAAGTTCTTATCCGCTAA
- a CDS encoding CHASE2 domain-containing protein has protein sequence MQNFPKYIALFLIVLGIHFLIYISGIIPFFDYRCFDLMTSHISAPFTPDSGSTVVVEIDEESLQQLGQWPWPRLILAKTLQEILIQQPAAVGLDIFFPEPDRTSPSQIISFYKQLLGLDVQLHGFPVELTDHDRILAEVLRSGPTVLPLFASQDTATPKECQNLRTQKILLPKAISIPESNSLLCNTPALQQAAQGFGYINASVDSDGVFRRQPLIISYKGQGVPSLSLAMLSQVDSHIKMNQPTNRWSPLRLSFTDKTIPMNRRGEVLNPLYPKEFFTRIPVSHILSGHTPDNLFTGKMVLIGASAAGLYDQYITSAGAIIPGVFVHAALLENIINGRGLYQPDYSKNIAFLLSFLLSLTVVYFVFERKYLTSWVVFLGATLISILAAWFALSRGVYISPGFFLTPFLFMFSIFSLFFAILHYIERKRFLEDLGEAHSATIDSMTMVAESRDVETGVHIIRTKEYIKILATYLQKHNHFNEKKLGPHFIELLFRAAPLHDIGKVGIPDAILKKPARLNAHEVTIMQSHVEIGRTIIENAINNYNKTNEFLTIASNMTYSHHEKWDGSGYPLGLCGTDIPLEGRMMALADVYDALISRRCYKEPIFFDDAEKMIIAERGKHFDPMIIDAFIDLKNEFRHIAERYVENDDLSIPNCKNSTIIDNI, from the coding sequence ATGCAAAATTTTCCTAAATATATAGCCCTGTTCCTCATTGTTCTGGGGATCCATTTCCTCATTTATATCAGCGGAATCATCCCTTTTTTCGATTACCGCTGCTTTGATTTAATGACCAGCCACATCTCTGCCCCGTTCACCCCCGATTCAGGATCAACCGTCGTTGTCGAAATAGATGAGGAAAGTCTGCAACAACTCGGTCAGTGGCCCTGGCCCAGGCTGATCTTGGCTAAAACGCTACAGGAGATTCTGATTCAACAACCTGCAGCTGTAGGCCTGGATATTTTCTTCCCTGAACCTGACCGGACATCTCCATCTCAAATTATTTCTTTCTACAAGCAACTTTTAGGGCTTGATGTTCAATTACACGGATTTCCGGTTGAGTTAACGGATCATGATCGTATCTTGGCTGAAGTTTTGCGAAGCGGCCCAACAGTTTTACCTCTTTTCGCTTCACAAGACACCGCCACTCCAAAAGAATGCCAAAATTTGCGGACACAGAAGATCTTGTTACCCAAAGCCATTTCAATTCCTGAAAGCAACTCTCTTCTATGCAACACTCCAGCCCTTCAACAAGCGGCTCAGGGGTTTGGCTATATCAATGCTTCCGTTGATAGTGATGGTGTATTCAGACGACAGCCACTCATTATTAGCTATAAGGGACAAGGAGTTCCGAGCCTGAGTCTGGCAATGTTGTCACAAGTAGATTCACACATAAAAATGAACCAACCGACGAACAGATGGTCTCCACTTAGACTTTCTTTCACTGACAAGACGATTCCAATGAACCGGCGTGGAGAAGTATTAAACCCCCTTTACCCCAAGGAATTTTTTACTCGAATCCCTGTGTCACATATTCTTTCCGGCCATACTCCCGACAACCTGTTTACCGGTAAAATGGTCCTTATTGGAGCGTCTGCAGCGGGCCTGTACGATCAATATATTACATCCGCCGGAGCCATTATTCCTGGGGTTTTTGTCCATGCGGCACTGTTGGAAAATATCATTAACGGGCGGGGTCTCTACCAACCGGACTATTCTAAAAATATTGCTTTTTTATTGTCTTTTTTACTGTCCCTGACGGTGGTTTATTTTGTCTTTGAACGCAAATACCTTACTTCATGGGTTGTTTTCCTCGGCGCAACACTCATATCCATATTAGCCGCCTGGTTCGCTCTTAGCAGAGGAGTCTATATTTCACCTGGATTCTTTCTGACACCGTTTTTATTCATGTTTTCCATTTTTTCCCTGTTTTTTGCCATACTTCATTACATCGAGCGCAAAAGGTTTCTCGAAGATCTCGGTGAGGCCCACTCAGCCACTATCGATAGTATGACAATGGTCGCTGAAAGCCGGGATGTTGAAACAGGAGTACATATTATCCGTACGAAAGAGTACATCAAGATCCTTGCGACCTATCTGCAGAAGCATAATCACTTTAACGAAAAGAAACTGGGACCTCATTTTATTGAGCTGCTGTTTCGAGCGGCCCCTCTTCATGATATCGGCAAGGTGGGGATTCCCGATGCAATCCTAAAAAAACCGGCAAGGCTTAACGCTCATGAAGTCACAATTATGCAGAGCCATGTAGAAATAGGACGAACGATTATTGAAAACGCTATCAATAACTATAATAAAACCAATGAATTTCTGACAATCGCTTCAAATATGACATACAGTCATCATGAAAAATGGGATGGCAGCGGGTACCCTCTCGGCCTGTGTGGAACAGATATCCCACTTGAAGGACGGATGATGGCTCTGGCTGACGTTTATGACGCACTGATAAGTCGCAGATGTTATAAAGAGCCAATATTTTTTGATGATGCTGAAAAAATGATTATTGCTGAGCGCGGTAAACACTTTGACCCCATGATTATTGACGCTTTTATCGATTTAAAAAATGAATTTCGTCATATTGCTGAAAGGTACGTTGAAAATGACGATTTGAGCATTCCCAATTGCAAAAACAGCACGATCATTGATAACATTTGA
- a CDS encoding 4Fe-4S dicluster domain-containing protein — MAHHTLKSSYTRLSDRLNRYPQGAPPSQLLYKILAILFSEKEAELVAQLPIKPFNAQKASQIWKITLAEARNVLEELASRAILVDLDRDGESIYILPPPMAGFFEFSLMRTRGDIDQKVLSELFYQYMNVEEDFIRELMARGETQLGRTFVHEPVLSNDDALHVLDYERATEVIKSASHIGVGTCYCRHKMYHVGKACDAPMDICMTFNTSAASLTKHGHARLIDANECLDLLQQAYEHNLVQFGENVRQEVNFICNCCGCCCEAMIAARRFTILNPVHTTNFIPEIHQQDCSGCGKCVNVCPVEAIALCSANDPKKPFLKQATLIEDRCLGCGLCVRVCPEKTIALKPRPERVLTPLNGVHRAVVMAIERGQLQNLIFDNQALFSHRALAALLGAILRLPPIKQAMAGKQLRSRYLEKLIEKFPI; from the coding sequence ATGGCTCACCACACTTTGAAATCCAGCTATACCCGACTGAGTGACCGGCTCAATCGTTATCCCCAAGGAGCACCACCATCACAATTGCTCTACAAAATCCTGGCCATTCTGTTTAGCGAAAAAGAAGCTGAACTGGTCGCACAGTTGCCCATCAAACCCTTCAATGCTCAAAAAGCCAGCCAGATATGGAAAATCACCCTGGCTGAGGCCCGTAATGTTCTTGAAGAATTGGCAAGCAGAGCCATCTTGGTCGATCTGGATCGAGATGGTGAATCCATCTACATTTTACCGCCACCAATGGCTGGATTTTTTGAATTCTCTCTGATGCGAACCCGAGGTGATATTGACCAGAAAGTTCTCAGTGAACTTTTCTACCAATATATGAATGTTGAAGAAGATTTTATCCGGGAACTGATGGCGCGTGGAGAAACCCAACTGGGACGAACCTTTGTTCACGAACCGGTCCTGTCAAATGACGATGCTCTTCATGTCCTTGATTATGAGCGTGCGACTGAAGTTATTAAAAGCGCTTCCCACATTGGCGTTGGAACCTGTTATTGCAGACACAAAATGTACCATGTCGGCAAAGCCTGCGACGCACCAATGGATATCTGCATGACCTTTAACACCTCTGCTGCCTCGCTGACCAAGCATGGTCACGCCAGATTGATCGATGCAAATGAGTGTCTTGATCTGCTGCAACAAGCATATGAGCATAATTTAGTCCAGTTTGGAGAAAATGTCCGCCAAGAAGTCAATTTTATCTGTAATTGTTGTGGATGCTGCTGTGAAGCAATGATTGCTGCTCGCCGGTTCACCATTTTGAACCCCGTCCATACAACCAATTTTATTCCTGAGATTCATCAGCAGGATTGTAGCGGGTGCGGCAAATGCGTCAATGTCTGTCCGGTCGAGGCCATTGCCCTTTGTTCTGCCAATGATCCGAAAAAGCCATTCCTCAAACAAGCCACCCTGATAGAAGATCGCTGTCTAGGTTGTGGACTCTGCGTGCGTGTCTGCCCGGAAAAAACGATCGCCCTCAAGCCTCGCCCGGAACGGGTTCTGACTCCACTTAACGGTGTTCACAGAGCCGTTGTCATGGCGATTGAACGAGGTCAACTTCAAAACCTGATTTTTGACAATCAAGCTTTGTTCAGTCATCGTGCTCTAGCCGCGCTATTGGGGGCCATCTTACGCTTGCCACCCATTAAACAGGCAATGGCCGGCAAGCAGCTAAGATCGCGCTATCTGGAAAAGCTGATTGAAAAATTCCCGATCTAA
- a CDS encoding OmpA family protein, producing the protein MKHVQHFFILFALVALVAGCAPTMQPPLKALDSGSSTTVGGKYVPKVNNFQVILDSSLSMDENGQNDFLVARELVKRINQGIPTDLNYNSGLRSLGHSSYQSENPTDMLYGMSDYNKSDFHEGLGKIKYVGGETPMATALQSAGSDLKSAAGSSAVIVVSDGLDMDDAPAAAKELKSMLGDNLCIYTIAIGNERNGSGQDVMNKIAEAGQCGFATTDAALADDTSMASFINQVFLTKAAPKPAPKPAPKPVVVPPRDSDGDGVIDAQDQCPGTPKGAPVDKVGCPLDSDGDGVFDYLDKCPGTPSGVSVDATGCPTKLTLKINFGHDSNTVSDQYLGEIARAAQCINDYPGNKVLVLGHTDSQGAAAYNQKLSERRAAAVVKALVDKFDISASRLEVKGFGETQPIADNATNEGRSMNRRVEVACGATE; encoded by the coding sequence ATGAAACACGTACAACATTTTTTTATTTTATTCGCCCTTGTTGCTCTGGTCGCCGGCTGTGCACCAACAATGCAGCCACCGCTTAAAGCGCTTGATTCGGGCAGTTCTACAACTGTAGGAGGAAAATACGTTCCAAAAGTCAATAATTTTCAAGTCATTCTTGATTCTTCTTTAAGTATGGATGAAAACGGACAGAATGATTTTCTGGTTGCTCGGGAACTTGTAAAACGAATAAATCAGGGCATTCCAACAGACTTGAACTACAACAGTGGATTACGCAGTCTCGGGCACAGCAGCTATCAGTCAGAGAACCCAACTGACATGCTCTACGGGATGAGTGATTACAATAAATCCGACTTCCACGAGGGCCTGGGCAAAATCAAGTATGTGGGCGGAGAAACTCCCATGGCAACAGCCCTGCAGTCAGCTGGAAGTGACCTTAAATCAGCAGCAGGATCATCGGCTGTGATCGTTGTCAGTGACGGATTGGATATGGACGATGCACCGGCAGCAGCAAAAGAGCTGAAAAGTATGTTGGGTGATAACCTCTGCATTTACACCATCGCCATAGGAAACGAAAGAAATGGTTCCGGGCAGGACGTCATGAATAAAATTGCTGAAGCGGGTCAGTGTGGCTTTGCTACCACTGATGCCGCTCTGGCTGATGACACCAGCATGGCAAGTTTCATCAATCAGGTATTCCTGACCAAAGCGGCCCCGAAACCAGCTCCCAAACCTGCCCCCAAACCCGTTGTCGTTCCACCGCGTGACAGTGATGGAGACGGTGTCATCGATGCTCAAGATCAATGTCCCGGCACCCCCAAAGGTGCTCCGGTTGACAAAGTCGGCTGCCCTCTTGACAGCGACGGTGACGGAGTCTTTGATTATCTGGACAAATGTCCGGGAACCCCGTCGGGAGTCTCTGTGGACGCAACGGGTTGCCCGACAAAACTGACATTAAAAATCAATTTTGGCCATGACAGCAACACTGTTTCTGATCAGTACCTTGGAGAAATTGCCAGGGCAGCGCAATGCATCAATGACTATCCCGGGAACAAAGTCTTGGTCTTGGGACACACTGACAGCCAGGGAGCAGCGGCATACAACCAAAAGCTCTCTGAGCGCCGTGCCGCAGCGGTCGTGAAAGCATTGGTCGACAAGTTTGATATTTCGGCTTCACGACTTGAAGTGAAGGGCTTTGGTGAAACCCAGCCTATAGCTGACAATGCAACGAATGAAGGTCGCTCTATGAATCGCCGGGTGGAAGTTGCCTGTGGAGCAACTGAATAA
- a CDS encoding dienelactone hydrolase family protein: protein MKKLMITLIVLSFATTVCAQGHKISYSVNGEEFEGYYISPQKKAPLVFMIHDWDGLTDYEIKRAQMLAEQGYAVFAADMFGKGIRPTSTADKKKLTGALYGDRARMRTLLEGAFTAAESQGGNITNAIAMGYCFGGTVVLEFARSGKDLKGFVTFHGGLTTPTGQDHAQTKGQLLILHGSADTSVTMDNFAGLAKELEQYQVKHEMITYSGAPHAFSVFGSDRYRKDADEKSWARFLGYLQETLH, encoded by the coding sequence ATGAAAAAGCTGATGATCACTCTCATTGTACTGTCTTTTGCAACAACAGTCTGCGCTCAGGGACACAAGATAAGTTACTCTGTTAATGGGGAAGAATTCGAAGGGTATTATATCAGTCCGCAAAAAAAGGCTCCTCTGGTATTTATGATTCATGACTGGGATGGCCTGACCGACTATGAAATCAAGCGGGCCCAGATGCTTGCAGAGCAGGGATATGCTGTTTTTGCGGCAGATATGTTCGGCAAAGGGATTCGGCCAACGAGTACTGCGGACAAAAAAAAATTAACCGGAGCCCTTTATGGCGACAGAGCCCGGATGCGGACTCTTCTCGAAGGAGCTTTTACTGCCGCTGAGTCTCAGGGGGGCAATATCACAAATGCGATCGCAATGGGCTATTGCTTCGGCGGCACTGTGGTTCTTGAATTCGCCAGGTCGGGTAAAGACCTCAAGGGATTTGTGACTTTTCACGGTGGGCTGACAACGCCAACGGGGCAGGATCATGCACAAACAAAAGGACAGCTCCTGATCCTGCATGGGTCAGCAGACACCTCGGTCACAATGGATAATTTTGCCGGGCTGGCAAAGGAACTGGAACAATATCAAGTCAAACATGAAATGATCACCTATAGTGGCGCTCCCCATGCCTTCAGTGTGTTTGGCTCGGACCGCTACCGTAAGGATGCCGACGAAAAATCCTGGGCACGCTTCCTCGGGTATCTGCAAGAAACGTTACACTAG
- a CDS encoding ROK family protein → MNILGIDVGGSCIKGAIVNTTTGRLCSRRMEIATPQPATPQLVGEAVSKLVKKCDWNGPIGCGVPAVIQNGVAKTAANIDVSWIGTDVQRLLQEKTGCFCAVVNDADAAGLAEMRFGAGRGEDGAVLILTLGTGIGSALFSQGQLFPNLEFGALPLYGAPAEHYASAAVRTAQKLNWQEWAGRLNEFFHLAERLISPELIIIGGGVSSKSQEFFPFLQTTAKLLPARSENQAGSIGAACYAALNCDDKG, encoded by the coding sequence ATGAATATTCTGGGCATAGATGTCGGTGGCAGCTGTATTAAAGGGGCTATTGTTAACACGACTACCGGTCGACTATGTTCGCGCCGGATGGAGATTGCGACCCCCCAACCTGCAACACCCCAGTTGGTCGGCGAGGCTGTTTCCAAGCTGGTAAAAAAGTGTGACTGGAATGGTCCTATCGGGTGCGGGGTCCCTGCTGTGATTCAAAACGGTGTGGCAAAGACCGCTGCCAATATTGATGTGAGTTGGATTGGCACAGATGTGCAACGATTACTGCAAGAGAAAACCGGGTGTTTTTGTGCTGTGGTCAATGATGCTGATGCTGCTGGTCTTGCAGAAATGAGATTTGGAGCAGGCCGGGGGGAGGATGGCGCGGTCCTGATTTTAACTCTGGGAACTGGGATCGGATCAGCACTTTTTTCTCAGGGTCAGCTGTTTCCAAATTTGGAGTTTGGTGCTTTACCGCTATACGGAGCTCCTGCTGAACATTATGCCTCTGCTGCGGTGCGAACCGCGCAAAAGTTGAATTGGCAAGAATGGGCGGGTCGATTAAATGAGTTTTTCCATCTCGCTGAAAGACTGATTTCCCCTGAGTTGATCATCATTGGTGGTGGAGTGAGCAGCAAGAGCCAAGAGTTTTTTCCATTTCTGCAAACGACAGCAAAATTACTCCCGGCTCGATCAGAGAACCAGGCCGGGAGCATCGGTGCTGCATGCTATGCCGCACTGAACTGTGACGATAAGGGATAA
- a CDS encoding SHOCT domain-containing protein gives MKLNDEQNKSIFNGVIFGYLVLLLHVLLIIGLGITVVVIKGIYDFRWLIILAGLTLIGASAYYFYHYFKAHKQKLNDLMSNPAFNDRTLEISLMGGMATMKLGHKDDNIQLIEASNEPEVKQLESADSNQIEELTKLNRMLDDGLITREEFLRLKQQII, from the coding sequence ATGAAACTCAACGACGAACAAAATAAGAGTATTTTTAATGGCGTCATTTTTGGTTACCTGGTTCTGCTGCTGCATGTCCTGCTGATCATCGGACTGGGAATAACTGTTGTTGTGATAAAAGGGATTTATGACTTCCGCTGGTTGATTATCCTTGCCGGTCTTACCCTGATTGGAGCATCAGCTTATTATTTTTATCACTATTTTAAAGCCCATAAACAAAAACTCAATGATCTGATGTCAAATCCGGCATTCAACGATCGCACTCTGGAAATCAGCTTGATGGGGGGAATGGCGACGATGAAACTGGGGCACAAAGATGATAACATTCAACTCATTGAGGCATCCAATGAACCGGAAGTCAAACAACTCGAATCCGCAGATTCAAACCAGATCGAGGAACTGACGAAACTTAACCGGATGCTGGATGATGGGCTGATCACGCGAGAAGAGTTTTTACGTCTGAAACAACAAATTATCTGA
- a CDS encoding helicase HerA-like domain-containing protein, which produces MSTPVLNLGASRGQLIQQLGKMSNRHGLIAGATGTGKTVTLQVLAEGFSKLGIPVFAADIKGDLSGLAAAGQSHPKIDERLAHIPLPDYHQQPCPTLFWSIDNDQGHPVRTTISEMGPLLLANLLELNETQSGVIYAAFEIADDEGMLLLDLKDLRSLLLWMGENARQLRNEYGNISSASIGAIQRRLLILEEQGADQFFGEPALQLKDLMHCDFSGRGVISLLDASTLIHRSPRVYAAFLLWLLAELFEQLPEVGDADRPKLVLFFDEAHLLFNDAPKSLLNKVEQVVRLIRSKGIGIYFVTQSPLDIPEDILGQLGMKIEHALRAFTAKDRKTIKAVADSFRANPEFDTQEIVTQLGTGEALISILDNKGAPTPVERVLISPPESQIGPISQETRQTLMQRSPIGNRYNQPVDRESAYELLKQKAAEAAQEQQAELERQAAEKKRQKAERSQQRSVGRKRQSVAEAMVKSAARSIGSQLGRQIIRGVLGSFFGKR; this is translated from the coding sequence ATGTCGACCCCTGTTTTAAATCTTGGTGCAAGCCGCGGGCAATTAATCCAACAACTAGGCAAAATGAGTAATCGCCATGGTTTAATTGCCGGTGCCACGGGAACGGGTAAAACAGTAACCCTGCAAGTTCTTGCTGAGGGTTTTTCGAAACTGGGTATTCCCGTTTTTGCCGCTGATATCAAAGGAGATTTGTCCGGTCTTGCTGCCGCAGGGCAAAGCCATCCAAAAATTGATGAAAGGCTGGCACATATTCCCTTGCCTGATTACCACCAACAACCTTGTCCGACTCTATTCTGGAGTATTGATAATGATCAGGGTCATCCTGTCCGGACAACCATCTCTGAGATGGGGCCTCTTCTGCTGGCAAACCTTCTCGAACTCAACGAAACCCAGAGTGGTGTTATCTATGCGGCATTTGAAATAGCTGATGATGAAGGAATGCTATTGCTGGATCTCAAAGATCTGCGGTCATTACTCCTGTGGATGGGAGAAAATGCTCGTCAGCTTCGCAACGAATACGGAAATATTTCCTCTGCAAGTATTGGTGCCATTCAGCGCCGTTTACTGATTCTGGAAGAGCAAGGCGCAGATCAGTTTTTCGGTGAGCCTGCTTTACAGCTCAAGGATCTCATGCATTGTGATTTTTCTGGTCGTGGCGTCATCAGCCTGCTGGATGCAAGCACCTTGATTCATCGTTCACCTCGAGTCTATGCCGCCTTTCTTCTCTGGTTATTAGCTGAACTCTTTGAGCAACTCCCAGAAGTCGGTGATGCTGACCGCCCCAAACTGGTGCTATTTTTCGATGAAGCTCACCTTCTGTTTAATGATGCCCCCAAGAGCCTTCTGAACAAAGTCGAGCAGGTGGTTCGCCTCATTCGCTCTAAGGGGATCGGTATCTATTTTGTCACCCAAAGTCCCTTGGACATTCCCGAAGATATTCTTGGTCAGCTCGGCATGAAAATTGAGCATGCACTAAGAGCCTTCACAGCAAAAGATCGTAAGACCATAAAGGCTGTGGCTGACTCATTCCGAGCTAACCCTGAGTTTGATACACAGGAAATAGTGACACAACTGGGAACCGGGGAAGCATTGATTTCCATACTGGATAACAAAGGGGCACCGACTCCGGTTGAACGCGTTCTGATTTCTCCACCAGAGAGCCAAATTGGACCCATCAGTCAGGAAACCCGTCAAACCTTGATGCAACGGTCCCCGATCGGCAATCGCTATAATCAACCGGTTGATCGTGAATCAGCTTATGAATTATTAAAACAAAAAGCAGCGGAAGCGGCCCAAGAACAGCAAGCTGAGTTAGAGCGGCAGGCAGCAGAAAAGAAGCGACAGAAGGCTGAGAGGTCACAGCAGAGGAGTGTGGGACGTAAACGGCAAAGTGTTGCAGAAGCCATGGTAAAAAGTGCAGCCAGATCTATCGGAAGTCAACTGGGCCGACAAATCATTCGCGGAGTTCTGGGATCTTTTTTTGGAAAAAGATAG